Proteins found in one Microbaculum marinisediminis genomic segment:
- a CDS encoding SDR family NAD(P)-dependent oxidoreductase, with product MCRRGDPGGSVIMRASPFHRSASVKQPAPQDAGSRAGDAPDPTPQPTVPPLARSRIGLGFTAAAAEGRLAMQVCQECGTVQYPAREICTACLSEALEWREQAGAGTILASTVVRRPYELYFRERAPWRTGLVRLDCGVTVVAFLHGACPEPQGRVRVRAQLDRAGQGILVALPEKDDPDMADDALLRELSNTPKGRRVLVTDAATPLGAAMVAELVSAGAAHVWAGVASEKDGAVESFAGSGSVTAVPLDVTKPDTVDALAGRIGGEVDILINTAEYHDTGSGLPDPARAAAEMETNYFGLLRLSQAFAPAMRARGADTPVNAVAWVNVLSVFALSNYPAHGTFSASKAAALSLAQTLRAEMRPAGLRVVNVFPGPLDDLPNQLELPPKIAPGKLAKSIVSALEKGIEDLYPDPIAREWYARWRSDPKVLERELTG from the coding sequence TTGTGCCGGCGCGGCGATCCTGGCGGCAGCGTGATCATGCGTGCGAGCCCTTTCCACCGTTCCGCAAGCGTCAAGCAGCCGGCCCCACAAGACGCCGGCAGTCGCGCCGGCGACGCGCCGGACCCGACACCGCAGCCGACCGTTCCGCCGCTCGCGCGCAGCCGTATCGGCCTCGGCTTTACTGCCGCAGCCGCCGAGGGGCGGCTGGCCATGCAGGTGTGCCAGGAGTGCGGCACGGTGCAGTACCCGGCGCGTGAAATCTGCACCGCCTGTCTGTCGGAAGCGCTCGAATGGCGCGAGCAGGCGGGGGCGGGGACGATACTCGCGTCCACCGTCGTGCGGCGGCCCTATGAGCTTTATTTCCGCGAGCGGGCGCCGTGGCGGACGGGCCTCGTCCGGCTCGACTGCGGCGTCACCGTGGTCGCGTTTCTGCACGGCGCCTGTCCCGAACCGCAGGGACGGGTGCGGGTGCGCGCGCAGCTCGACCGCGCCGGCCAGGGGATACTGGTCGCTCTACCCGAAAAGGATGATCCGGACATGGCGGACGATGCTTTGTTGCGCGAACTCTCGAATACGCCGAAGGGCCGGAGGGTTCTCGTAACCGACGCGGCCACCCCGCTGGGGGCTGCGATGGTGGCCGAACTGGTATCGGCCGGAGCGGCGCATGTGTGGGCCGGCGTCGCGTCCGAGAAGGACGGTGCCGTTGAATCCTTCGCCGGTTCGGGGTCTGTAACGGCGGTGCCGTTGGATGTCACGAAGCCGGACACGGTCGACGCGCTTGCCGGCCGGATTGGCGGCGAGGTCGATATCCTTATCAATACCGCCGAGTATCACGATACCGGATCGGGGCTGCCGGATCCGGCCCGTGCCGCCGCCGAAATGGAGACCAATTATTTCGGGCTCCTGCGTCTCTCCCAGGCGTTCGCCCCGGCTATGCGTGCGCGCGGCGCCGACACGCCCGTCAACGCGGTCGCGTGGGTGAACGTCCTGTCGGTCTTCGCGCTATCGAACTATCCGGCGCACGGAACGTTCTCGGCCTCGAAGGCGGCCGCCCTGTCGCTTGCGCAGACACTGCGGGCCGAGATGCGCCCCGCCGGGCTGCGCGTCGTGAACGTATTTCCCGGTCCGCTCGACGATCTGCCGAACCAGCTCGAACTGCCACCGAAGATCGCGCCGGGAAAGCTGGCGAAATCGATTGTGTCCGCCCTGGAGAAAGGGATCGAGGACCTTTATCCCGACCCGATCGCGCGCGAGTGGTACGCGCGCTGGCGCAGCGATCCCAAGGTCCTCGAGCGCGAACTGACGGGATAG
- a CDS encoding thiolase family protein yields the protein MSGRRQGYDGVVLAVPVTVPYERFSIHGAHRFFGRLMRGLVEQSGLPKERIDGVCAASFSLAPDNAIGLVERLGLSTRWLDTIPLGGVSGIVALRRAARAVQCGDADIVACIAGETNQTDSFRRGTATFSQSAQDAVYPYASGGPNASFAFLTDNYMRTYGAKAEDFGRVCVAQRDNATAYPHALFRTPLTLADYLDGPMVADPIRLYDCVMPCAGAEGFLVMTEETARDEGLPYVRLLAAIERHNAFADDPIQERGGWAKDGDALFAQSGVGRDAIDFFQTYDDYPVITMLQFEDLGFCGKGEAKDFVRQHDLTVSGSFPVNTSGGQLSVGQAGAAGGFLGLVEAIRQLTGETLGAAVAEARVGLVSGFGMINYDRGLCAGAAILAAA from the coding sequence ATGAGCGGGCGGCGTCAGGGCTACGACGGTGTCGTGCTCGCCGTTCCGGTAACGGTGCCTTACGAACGGTTCTCGATTCACGGCGCGCACCGGTTCTTCGGCCGGCTGATGCGCGGTCTGGTCGAGCAATCGGGCCTGCCGAAGGAGCGGATCGACGGCGTGTGCGCCGCGAGCTTCTCGCTGGCACCGGACAATGCGATCGGGCTCGTCGAGCGGCTCGGGCTGTCGACGCGCTGGCTCGACACGATCCCGCTTGGCGGCGTCAGCGGAATCGTGGCGTTGCGGCGGGCGGCGCGCGCGGTCCAGTGCGGTGATGCCGACATCGTCGCCTGCATTGCCGGGGAGACGAACCAGACCGATTCCTTCCGCCGCGGCACCGCCACGTTCAGCCAATCCGCGCAGGATGCCGTCTATCCGTATGCGTCGGGCGGGCCGAATGCGAGTTTCGCGTTCCTGACCGACAATTACATGCGCACCTACGGGGCGAAGGCGGAGGACTTCGGCCGCGTCTGCGTCGCGCAGCGCGACAACGCGACGGCCTATCCGCACGCCCTGTTCCGCACACCGTTGACGCTGGCGGATTATCTCGACGGTCCGATGGTCGCCGATCCGATCCGCCTCTACGACTGCGTGATGCCCTGCGCAGGCGCGGAAGGGTTTCTGGTCATGACCGAGGAGACGGCCCGCGATGAGGGATTGCCCTACGTTCGTCTGCTCGCCGCCATCGAACGGCACAACGCCTTCGCCGACGATCCGATCCAGGAGCGCGGCGGCTGGGCGAAAGACGGCGACGCGCTGTTCGCGCAATCCGGTGTGGGCCGCGACGCGATCGACTTCTTCCAGACCTATGACGACTACCCGGTAATCACGATGCTTCAGTTCGAAGACCTCGGGTTCTGCGGCAAGGGCGAAGCGAAGGACTTCGTCCGCCAGCACGACCTGACCGTTTCGGGATCCTTCCCCGTCAACACGTCCGGCGGCCAACTGTCTGTCGGCCAGGCCGGCGCGGCCGGCGGGTTCCTCGGCCTGGTCGAAGCGATCCGGCAGCTTACCGGCGAGACCCTCGGTGCCGCGGTGGCGGAGGCGCGCGTCGGCCTCGTCAGCGGCTTCGGTATGATCAACTACGACCGCGGCCTTTGTGCCGGCGCGGCGATCCTGGCGGCAGCGTGA
- a CDS encoding AMP-binding protein: MIESQRGSPDGMPDRSGSAAVDGSVYALLLRQAARFADHDLFVLPEAVRRLWDFDRKAWSYADTLARVDALANAYRESGYGVGHRVALLLENRPTHFFHWLALNAIGASVVPVNPDYTHDELVYLLSHSEAVLLVCLRSRLDQARPAAEEVGVAIVDAASDTLPRCPVPAQAGEVGEDSECALVYTSGTTGQPKGCLLSNGYFLGWSEWYTAQGGLISLRDGEERLMTPLPTFHVNAMGNSFMGMLGSGGAQVIVDRFHPRTWWEMAIETRATCFHYLGVMPAILLAVPPSDLDRSHGFRFGMGGGVHPDHHGAFEARFGVPLLEGWAMTETGAAGILCAMEEPRHVGARCLGRAERAGPPTEMRIVDDAGHDVPDGTPGELVLRARGADPRRRFFSGYLKNEAATAEVWSGGWLHTGDIMRRGDDGCLYFVDRKKNIIRRSGENIAAIEVEAAIVSHPAVAQVAVVAVSDPLRDEEVLAAIVLAEGADKSETTARSIFDHCGAQLAYYKLPGYVAFVDRLPTTSTQKIRKSDLGALAETPLEQPDCHDLREAKQQMRARR; the protein is encoded by the coding sequence ATGATCGAAAGTCAACGCGGATCGCCCGACGGAATGCCGGACCGGAGCGGAAGCGCAGCGGTGGACGGCAGCGTCTACGCCCTGCTGCTCAGGCAGGCCGCCCGCTTCGCCGACCATGATCTGTTCGTCCTGCCGGAAGCGGTCCGCAGATTGTGGGATTTCGACCGGAAAGCCTGGTCCTACGCCGACACGCTGGCCCGGGTCGATGCCCTGGCGAACGCCTATCGCGAGTCCGGCTACGGCGTCGGACACCGGGTCGCCCTGTTGCTGGAGAACCGGCCGACGCATTTCTTTCACTGGCTGGCGCTCAACGCGATCGGCGCGAGCGTGGTTCCGGTCAACCCGGACTACACCCACGATGAACTGGTCTACCTGCTGAGCCACAGCGAGGCGGTTCTGCTGGTCTGTCTGCGATCGCGTCTCGACCAGGCCAGGCCGGCGGCCGAAGAGGTTGGCGTCGCGATCGTCGACGCGGCATCCGACACGCTGCCACGCTGTCCCGTGCCGGCGCAGGCGGGCGAGGTCGGCGAAGACAGCGAGTGCGCGCTCGTCTACACCTCCGGAACCACCGGACAGCCGAAGGGCTGCCTGCTGTCCAACGGCTACTTCCTGGGCTGGAGCGAGTGGTACACCGCGCAGGGCGGCCTGATCTCCCTGCGCGACGGCGAAGAACGGCTGATGACGCCGTTGCCGACGTTCCACGTGAACGCCATGGGCAACTCGTTCATGGGGATGCTCGGGTCCGGCGGCGCCCAGGTGATCGTCGACCGGTTCCATCCGCGAACCTGGTGGGAGATGGCGATCGAGACGCGGGCCACCTGCTTCCATTACCTCGGGGTGATGCCCGCCATCCTGCTCGCGGTGCCGCCGTCCGATCTCGATCGGTCGCACGGCTTCCGGTTCGGCATGGGCGGCGGCGTGCATCCCGACCACCACGGCGCCTTCGAGGCGCGGTTCGGTGTGCCGTTGCTGGAAGGCTGGGCGATGACGGAGACCGGCGCGGCCGGAATTCTGTGCGCCATGGAGGAGCCCCGCCATGTCGGCGCGCGCTGCCTCGGCCGGGCCGAGCGCGCCGGACCGCCAACCGAAATGCGGATCGTGGACGACGCTGGACATGACGTTCCAGACGGCACGCCGGGGGAACTGGTGCTACGGGCGCGCGGCGCGGATCCGAGGCGGCGCTTCTTCTCCGGATACCTCAAGAACGAGGCGGCGACCGCCGAGGTGTGGAGTGGCGGCTGGCTGCATACCGGCGATATCATGCGCCGAGGCGACGACGGCTGCCTCTATTTCGTCGACCGCAAGAAAAACATCATCCGGCGCTCGGGCGAGAACATCGCGGCCATCGAGGTCGAAGCCGCGATCGTCTCCCATCCCGCGGTTGCGCAGGTCGCCGTCGTCGCCGTTTCCGATCCGCTACGCGACGAGGAGGTGCTCGCGGCGATCGTTCTGGCTGAGGGCGCGGACAAGAGCGAGACGACGGCCCGCAGCATCTTCGATCACTGCGGCGCCCAGCTCGCCTACTACAAGCTGCCCGGCTACGTCGCCTTCGTCGACCGGCTGCCGACGACGTCGACGCAGAAGATCCGCAAGTCCGATCTTGGCGCGCTGGCCGAAACGCCGCTGGAGCAGCCGGATTGCCATGACCTGCGCGAGGCCAAACAGCAGATGCGGGCGCGGCGATGA
- a CDS encoding winged helix DNA-binding protein has protein sequence MADTRKACGGRDDETAAAAPQDYETKFSEFEYAIWHLGSAFARWRRDCLDAVSDVGLSSTEASVLHAIHMNGNPKGLMEISRLLHRDDLPNIQYGLKKLSQLGLIEKQGSSRKNMTYSVSEDGSRIVDAYLRKRREVLLRLFQHVAPSSRDLDDLIMQMHVMIGLYDQSSDMVMSRQP, from the coding sequence ATGGCCGACACCCGAAAAGCCTGCGGCGGACGTGACGACGAGACGGCCGCGGCCGCACCGCAAGACTACGAAACCAAGTTCTCCGAGTTCGAGTACGCGATCTGGCATCTCGGATCCGCCTTCGCGCGCTGGCGCCGCGACTGCCTCGACGCCGTGTCCGACGTCGGCCTCTCCAGCACCGAGGCTTCGGTGCTCCACGCCATTCACATGAACGGCAATCCGAAGGGACTGATGGAGATATCGCGGCTGCTGCATCGCGACGACCTCCCCAACATCCAGTACGGGCTGAAGAAACTCAGCCAGCTCGGGCTCATCGAGAAGCAGGGCAGTTCGCGCAAGAACATGACCTACTCGGTCTCCGAGGACGGCAGCCGGATCGTCGACGCCTACCTGCGCAAGCGGCGCGAGGTGCTGCTGCGCCTGTTCCAGCACGTCGCCCCCTCGTCGCGCGACCTCGATGACTTGATCATGCAGATGCACGTCATGATCGGGCTCTACGATCAATCGAGCGACATGGTGATGAGTCGTCAGCCCTGA
- a CDS encoding SDR family NAD(P)-dependent oxidoreductase, with product MSESHSAVALVTGAAGDIGRACSAALAGAGHRVASADLAFGTAEAREGAAGGVAGRYAMDVAGETSVESVFAAVEADLGPVSILVCCAGIMAEGKDAAPTIADLSVETWDRIHSVNARGTFLCVREMLRRRARVSVADGRIVTFSSAAAQLGGYRGDACYVSSKAAILGFTKIAARQAADLGITVNCVAAGPVETGMFHRAMSPDAVPGLVEKIPLGRVGRPDDVADAVLYLTSKSAGWVTGATLDVNGGYRMQ from the coding sequence GTGAGCGAATCACATTCCGCCGTAGCCTTGGTTACGGGTGCCGCCGGCGACATCGGCCGCGCCTGCTCTGCCGCGCTTGCAGGCGCCGGACACCGGGTGGCGTCGGCGGACCTGGCGTTCGGCACGGCCGAGGCGCGGGAGGGAGCGGCAGGCGGTGTGGCCGGGCGATACGCCATGGATGTCGCCGGCGAAACGTCGGTCGAGTCCGTCTTCGCGGCCGTGGAGGCCGATCTCGGTCCGGTCTCCATCCTGGTCTGCTGCGCCGGCATCATGGCCGAGGGCAAGGACGCCGCGCCCACCATCGCCGACCTGTCGGTGGAGACGTGGGACCGCATTCATTCCGTCAATGCGCGCGGGACGTTCCTCTGCGTTCGCGAGATGCTGCGCCGGCGCGCGCGGGTTTCCGTTGCGGACGGACGGATCGTCACGTTTTCCTCCGCGGCCGCGCAGCTCGGTGGCTACCGTGGGGATGCCTGCTACGTCTCCTCCAAGGCGGCCATTCTCGGCTTCACCAAGATCGCCGCGCGGCAGGCCGCCGATCTCGGGATCACGGTGAACTGCGTCGCCGCCGGTCCCGTCGAGACGGGCATGTTTCACCGCGCGATGTCCCCGGACGCGGTTCCGGGGCTGGTCGAGAAGATCCCGCTGGGGCGCGTCGGCCGACCGGACGACGTGGCGGACGCGGTTCTGTACCTGACAAGCAAATCGGCCGGCTGGGTGACGGGGGCGACCCTCGACGTCAACGGCGGCTACCGGATGCAGTAG
- a CDS encoding TRAP transporter substrate-binding protein, giving the protein MIRTMKTAGLAVAMAGLISTPLLAQETASLTVQSAWPLTLPASGRDAQHFTDTINAASGGSLEVDLYGAGKLVPTLEIFDAVQRGTLDAGYTSPLYVAGKFPAVQLFGGVPFGPNAIEYIGWIYNGGGLDIWRDIYGQQGVVTIPCGLMEPEAGGWYKTPIESKADLEGMKLRFAGLAGEVMKKMGASVVLLSGGDIYPNLERGVIDGTEFSMPAIDKVIGFDNIVKNYYLPGWHQPAAINELIVNKAKWDSMSDAQRALIELTCRETMLWGVTSTFRENAEAVTAFKANGVEVRQFPPALIEEFRTATGEVMQEQADKDENFKRVWESLQAYRAGNADWSDTRSN; this is encoded by the coding sequence ATGATCCGCACCATGAAAACCGCCGGGCTCGCTGTCGCGATGGCCGGCCTGATTTCGACGCCGCTTCTGGCCCAGGAGACCGCGAGCCTGACGGTGCAGAGCGCCTGGCCGCTCACCCTGCCGGCCAGCGGCCGCGACGCCCAGCATTTCACGGACACGATCAATGCCGCCTCCGGCGGGTCGCTTGAGGTCGACCTCTACGGCGCCGGCAAGCTGGTCCCGACGCTCGAGATCTTCGACGCCGTGCAGCGCGGCACCCTCGATGCCGGCTACACCAGCCCGCTCTACGTGGCCGGCAAGTTCCCGGCGGTCCAGCTGTTCGGCGGCGTGCCGTTCGGCCCGAACGCGATCGAATACATCGGCTGGATCTACAACGGCGGCGGCCTGGACATCTGGCGCGACATCTATGGCCAGCAGGGCGTCGTGACGATCCCCTGCGGCCTGATGGAGCCGGAAGCCGGTGGCTGGTACAAGACCCCGATCGAGTCGAAAGCCGACCTGGAGGGCATGAAGCTGCGCTTCGCGGGCCTGGCCGGCGAGGTGATGAAGAAGATGGGCGCCTCGGTGGTTCTCCTGTCCGGCGGCGACATCTATCCGAACCTCGAGCGCGGCGTCATCGACGGCACGGAATTCTCCATGCCGGCGATCGACAAGGTGATCGGCTTCGACAACATCGTGAAGAACTACTACCTGCCGGGCTGGCACCAGCCGGCCGCGATCAACGAACTGATCGTCAACAAGGCCAAGTGGGACAGCATGAGCGACGCGCAGCGCGCGCTGATCGAGCTGACCTGCCGCGAGACGATGCTGTGGGGCGTCACCTCGACCTTCCGCGAGAACGCGGAAGCCGTGACCGCCTTCAAGGCGAACGGTGTCGAGGTGCGGCAGTTCCCGCCCGCGCTGATCGAGGAGTTCCGCACGGCCACCGGTGAGGTGATGCAGGAACAGGCCGACAAGGACGAGAACTTCAAGCGCGTCTGGGAGTCGCTGCAGGCCTACCGCGCCGGCAACGCCGACTGGTCGGACACACGTTCGAACTGA
- a CDS encoding TRAP transporter small permease subunit, giving the protein MTRALSRIASLIDRVTVPVGRASSLLLPLLMAVIVLNVGLRYGFDLGFVEFEELQWHINAIVVLGCLAYAYRDDAHVRVDVWHARFSTRRKAWIELIGGLVLLLPFVIGVAWFAWGNFAYSYSIGEGSPMPSGLPARYVIKFVLFAGFVLLGLQGIAAILRSLRVLNAPPRVSRQKADT; this is encoded by the coding sequence ATGACGCGCGCGCTCTCCCGCATCGCCAGCCTGATCGACCGGGTGACCGTTCCGGTCGGGCGCGCGTCGTCGCTTCTGCTTCCGCTGCTCATGGCGGTCATCGTTCTCAACGTTGGCCTGCGCTACGGCTTCGACCTCGGCTTCGTCGAATTCGAGGAGCTTCAGTGGCACATCAACGCCATCGTCGTGCTGGGCTGCCTGGCCTATGCCTATCGCGATGACGCCCATGTGCGCGTCGACGTCTGGCACGCGCGGTTCTCCACCCGGCGCAAGGCCTGGATCGAACTGATCGGCGGACTGGTGCTGCTGCTGCCCTTCGTGATCGGCGTCGCCTGGTTTGCTTGGGGCAACTTCGCCTATTCCTATTCGATCGGCGAGGGCTCGCCGATGCCCAGCGGCCTGCCGGCGCGCTACGTCATCAAGTTCGTGCTGTTCGCCGGCTTCGTGCTGCTCGGCCTCCAGGGCATCGCCGCGATCCTGCGCAGCCTCCGCGTTCTCAACGCGCCGCCGCGCGTATCGCGCCAGAAAGCCGACACGTGA
- a CDS encoding TRAP transporter large permease, which yields MTQDVIFVIAMFAAFAAGLFAGYPVAFVLGGVGVLFALLGDVLPLFGIKVLAGTNFIGFATDRIFATLSNYSLVPIAMFVFMGYMLERSGVAERLLAAMSRIMRTVPGGLGLAVVMIGLVLAASTGIIGASVILLATVALPALNRAGYDIPLSLGTVAASGCLGILIPPSIMLIVMGDQLRLSVGDLFMAAVIPGAMLALLYTVYIVAVATLRPSAAPRARAIPEDAGDDTTGAAYELLRALAPPVALMLAVLGSIFFGIASPTEASGVGALGATILAAIDRRLTWTTLREVSEATGRTTAFLFALIFGASCFSVVLRGYGGDEVIEGSLSALPFPPEGILAVVLLTVFLLGFVLDWMEIVLIIAPLTIPVVVSFGFDPVWVAMLMAICLQTSFLTPPVGMALFYVKSAAPAEVTTGQVYRGIIPFVILQLIGLALVWFFPQIALWLPEIAY from the coding sequence GTGACCCAGGACGTCATCTTCGTCATCGCGATGTTCGCCGCCTTCGCGGCGGGCCTGTTCGCCGGCTATCCGGTGGCCTTCGTCCTGGGCGGCGTCGGCGTGCTGTTCGCGCTCCTGGGCGACGTCCTGCCGCTGTTCGGCATCAAGGTTCTGGCGGGCACGAACTTCATCGGCTTCGCCACCGACCGGATATTCGCGACGCTGTCCAACTACAGCCTCGTCCCGATCGCGATGTTCGTGTTCATGGGCTACATGCTGGAACGGTCCGGCGTCGCCGAGCGATTGCTGGCCGCGATGTCGCGCATCATGCGCACCGTGCCCGGCGGCCTCGGCCTCGCCGTCGTCATGATCGGGCTCGTGCTGGCGGCGTCGACCGGCATCATCGGCGCCTCCGTCATTCTGCTGGCCACCGTCGCGCTGCCCGCGCTGAACCGGGCCGGATACGACATTCCGCTCAGCCTCGGCACGGTCGCCGCCTCCGGCTGTCTCGGAATCCTGATCCCGCCGTCGATCATGCTGATCGTGATGGGCGACCAGTTGCGCCTGTCGGTCGGCGACCTGTTCATGGCGGCGGTGATCCCTGGCGCGATGCTGGCGCTGCTCTACACGGTCTATATCGTCGCGGTGGCCACGCTGCGGCCGTCGGCCGCGCCACGTGCGCGGGCCATTCCCGAGGACGCGGGCGACGACACCACGGGCGCGGCCTACGAACTGCTGCGCGCGCTGGCCCCTCCCGTCGCACTGATGCTCGCCGTGCTCGGCTCGATCTTCTTCGGCATTGCCTCGCCGACCGAAGCCTCCGGTGTCGGCGCGCTCGGCGCGACCATCCTGGCGGCGATCGACCGCCGGCTGACCTGGACCACCCTGCGGGAGGTCAGCGAGGCCACCGGCCGCACCACGGCGTTCCTGTTCGCCCTGATCTTCGGCGCAAGCTGCTTTTCGGTCGTCCTGCGCGGCTACGGCGGCGACGAAGTCATCGAGGGATCGCTGTCGGCGCTGCCCTTCCCGCCGGAAGGCATCCTGGCCGTCGTGCTGCTGACGGTGTTCCTGCTCGGCTTCGTCCTCGACTGGATGGAGATCGTGCTGATCATCGCGCCGCTCACCATCCCCGTGGTCGTCTCCTTCGGCTTCGATCCGGTCTGGGTCGCGATGTTGATGGCCATCTGCCTGCAGACGTCGTTCCTGACACCGCCGGTGGGCATGGCGCTGTTCTACGTCAAGAGCGCGGCGCCCGCCGAGGTGACGACCGGACAGGTCTACCGTGGCATCATCCCCTTCGTCATCCTGCAGCTGATCGGCCTGGCGCTCGTCTGGTTCTTTCCGCAGATCGCCCTGTGGCTGCCGGAAATCGCCTACTGA
- a CDS encoding TetR/AcrR family transcriptional regulator: MADKAAKPSRPENKPARGSAKPKRSGNNVRKELVRQQMLEKSAELFCANGFAKTSINDIADSLSLKRSSVYHYFQNKEEIIRELFLEEYERRCSELTALFERKNLTALDRLVLAVEGAITQRLRGGSRFMVFDRLEAEAPAELRISYNRSRRQILDLYTRLISDGIETKEFRSVDPQLTAFAVIGMSNWTALWYSPSGRMTPNEVATTLVNLLVRGIEFRDGDRDQPGSLAMAIRYLREDLEGLERLAAQDNE, translated from the coding sequence GTGGCGGACAAGGCAGCCAAACCGTCCAGGCCGGAAAACAAACCCGCGCGCGGTTCCGCGAAACCCAAGCGGAGTGGCAACAATGTCCGCAAGGAGCTCGTGCGTCAGCAGATGCTGGAGAAATCCGCCGAACTGTTCTGCGCCAACGGGTTCGCCAAGACCAGCATCAACGACATCGCCGACTCGCTGTCGCTGAAACGCTCGTCCGTCTATCACTACTTCCAGAACAAGGAAGAGATCATCCGGGAGCTTTTCCTGGAGGAGTACGAGCGGCGCTGCTCCGAGCTCACCGCCCTGTTCGAGCGGAAGAACCTGACGGCGCTCGATCGGCTCGTTCTGGCGGTTGAGGGCGCGATCACCCAACGGCTCAGGGGGGGGAGCCGTTTCATGGTGTTCGACCGCCTCGAGGCCGAGGCGCCCGCGGAGCTGCGGATCAGCTACAATCGCAGCCGGAGACAGATCCTCGACCTCTACACCCGCCTCATCTCGGACGGCATCGAGACCAAGGAGTTCCGGTCGGTCGATCCGCAGCTGACCGCCTTCGCGGTCATCGGCATGTCCAACTGGACCGCGCTCTGGTATTCGCCGAGCGGCCGGATGACGCCGAACGAGGTCGCGACGACCCTCGTCAACCTGCTGGTCCGCGGGATCGAATTCCGTGACGGCGACCGGGACCAACCGGGTTCACTGGCGATGGCCATACGGTATCTGCGCGAGGACCTGGAGGGGCTGGAACGGCTGGCGGCTCAGGACAACGAGTAG
- a CDS encoding acetyl-CoA C-acyltransferase, with protein sequence MKDAAIVSIARTPVGRAYRGAFNDTHGADLAGHAISVAVQRAGVAPDEVEDVILGCAMQEGTTGYNIARQAAIRAGLPVSVAAATLNRFCASGLSAIAAAANAVRTGEVSVAVAGGVESISLVQNKHKNNYRRENAWLLENKPSIYMPMLETAENVASRYGVSRDAQDAYAANSQKRAVEAIEAGRFDREIAPLETFKIVEDKETSERRTEIVKLMNDEGVRTGTTVEKLAGLKPVHSETGTVTAGNASQLSDGAAAVVVMDADLAARRGISPLALFRGFANVGCEPDEMGVGPVFAVPKLLERFDLSTDDIGLWELNEAFASQTLYCRDRLGIDPQRFNVDGGAIAVGHPYGMSGARLAMHAISEGARRKEKLAVVTMCVGAGMGSAGLLEIV encoded by the coding sequence ATGAAAGACGCCGCCATCGTTTCAATCGCCCGTACGCCGGTGGGGCGCGCGTATCGCGGCGCGTTTAACGACACGCACGGCGCGGATCTCGCCGGCCATGCGATTTCCGTCGCGGTGCAGCGGGCCGGCGTTGCGCCGGATGAGGTCGAGGATGTGATTCTCGGCTGCGCCATGCAGGAAGGCACGACCGGTTACAATATCGCGCGCCAGGCCGCGATCCGCGCCGGGCTGCCGGTATCGGTCGCTGCCGCCACGCTGAACCGTTTCTGTGCTTCCGGCCTGTCGGCCATCGCGGCGGCGGCCAATGCGGTGCGCACCGGAGAGGTTTCGGTCGCTGTCGCCGGCGGGGTCGAATCGATCAGCCTCGTGCAGAACAAGCATAAGAATAACTATCGGCGCGAGAACGCCTGGCTGCTGGAGAACAAACCGAGCATCTACATGCCGATGCTGGAGACCGCCGAGAACGTCGCCAGCCGATATGGCGTTTCTCGGGACGCGCAGGACGCGTACGCGGCAAACAGTCAGAAGCGCGCAGTCGAGGCGATTGAAGCGGGCCGCTTCGACCGGGAGATCGCTCCACTGGAAACCTTCAAGATCGTCGAGGACAAGGAAACCAGCGAACGCCGGACCGAGATTGTCAAGCTCATGAACGACGAGGGCGTCCGGACCGGCACGACGGTCGAGAAGCTCGCCGGACTGAAGCCGGTGCACTCCGAGACGGGAACCGTCACGGCCGGCAATGCGTCGCAGTTGTCCGATGGCGCCGCCGCGGTGGTCGTGATGGACGCCGATCTGGCGGCGCGTCGCGGCATCAGCCCACTGGCGCTGTTCCGGGGCTTCGCCAATGTCGGCTGCGAGCCCGACGAAATGGGCGTCGGTCCGGTCTTCGCGGTGCCGAAACTGCTTGAACGTTTCGATCTGTCAACGGACGATATCGGCCTCTGGGAGCTGAACGAGGCGTTTGCATCGCAGACGCTCTATTGCCGGGATCGTCTCGGAATAGATCCGCAGCGGTTCAACGTCGATGGTGGCGCGATCGCAGTCGGTCACCCCTACGGCATGAGCGGCGCACGCCTGGCGATGCACGCAATCTCCGAGGGTGCTCGACGCAAGGAAAAACTGGCGGTAGTAACGATGTGCGTGGGGGCGGGAATGGGCTCCGCCGGACTGCTGGAAATTGTATGA